Proteins encoded in a region of the Streptomyces liliiviolaceus genome:
- a CDS encoding LLM class flavin-dependent oxidoreductase, with product MAPFTSPFTMGISDQDGFTTSDPRRRRRLLDRVEEAGLDHVSVGDHISFHDGSGFDGMITANTMLSSHDRLSVLIGIYLLGLRHPMATARQLSTLSQAAPGRLTLGVGVGGEDRREVSNAGVDPRTRGRRLDEALMLVRRLLTGEEVSHEGEFFRLDGARILPAPDPGIPIVIGGKGDVAVRRTAESGDGWLGIFCSARRFAETRERILEAASGLDRPTPSWFGVNVWCGLDTDPRRARELLAAKMQGLYHLPYEKFQYIAPAGTPEQVAEFLLPFVESGAEHITVIPVGSGVEAEIDAVAALREQLGRAVGAARE from the coding sequence GCTCGACCGGGTCGAGGAGGCCGGACTGGACCACGTCTCCGTCGGGGACCACATCAGCTTCCACGACGGGTCCGGATTCGACGGCATGATCACCGCGAACACCATGCTGTCCTCCCACGACAGGCTGTCGGTGCTCATCGGGATCTACCTGCTCGGACTGCGCCACCCGATGGCGACCGCCCGGCAGTTGTCCACGCTGAGCCAGGCGGCGCCCGGACGGCTCACGCTCGGCGTCGGCGTGGGCGGCGAGGACCGCCGGGAGGTGAGCAACGCCGGTGTCGACCCGAGGACCAGGGGACGGCGCCTGGACGAGGCCCTGATGCTGGTCCGGCGGCTGCTGACGGGCGAGGAGGTCAGCCACGAGGGGGAGTTCTTCCGGCTCGACGGGGCCCGGATCCTGCCGGCGCCGGACCCGGGCATCCCGATCGTCATCGGCGGCAAGGGCGACGTGGCGGTCCGGCGCACCGCGGAGTCGGGGGACGGCTGGCTCGGCATCTTCTGCTCCGCGCGCCGGTTCGCCGAGACCCGGGAGCGGATCCTCGAAGCGGCCTCGGGCCTCGACCGGCCGACGCCGTCGTGGTTCGGGGTGAACGTCTGGTGCGGCCTGGACACCGACCCGCGGCGGGCCCGCGAACTGCTGGCCGCGAAGATGCAGGGGCTCTACCACCTGCCGTACGAGAAGTTCCAGTACATCGCCCCGGCGGGAACCCCGGAACAGGTCGCGGAGTTCCTGCTGCCCTTCGTCGAGTCGGGAGCCGAGCACATCACCGTCATCCCCGTCGGATCGGGCGTCGAGGCGGAGATCGACGCGGTGGCGGCCCTGCGGGAGCAGCTCGGCAGGGCCGTCGGCGCCGCGCGGGAGTGA